The following coding sequences lie in one Dehalobacter sp. 12DCB1 genomic window:
- the aroQ gene encoding type II 3-dehydroquinate dehydratase, translating to MNSIHVFHGVNLHLLGQREPDIYGRTTLDEVNCRLMETGQAHGFNVDCRQTNHEGELVDWITELTPSDFLILNPGAWTHTSYALYDAIKGVNVPALEVHLSNIYARESFRSHSVIAEACVGQISGLGTDSYFLALAYALEFQKYRQKERNSNHEAGQDSPEAGRE from the coding sequence ATGAACAGTATTCATGTTTTCCATGGTGTTAATCTTCATCTTCTCGGACAAAGGGAACCGGATATATACGGCAGAACGACACTTGATGAAGTGAACTGCAGACTGATGGAAACAGGCCAAGCGCATGGTTTCAACGTCGACTGCCGTCAGACGAACCATGAGGGCGAGCTTGTGGACTGGATTACGGAGCTAACGCCGTCTGATTTTTTAATCCTTAACCCCGGGGCCTGGACCCATACGAGCTATGCGCTTTACGATGCGATTAAAGGTGTAAACGTACCCGCTCTTGAGGTGCATCTGTCGAATATTTACGCCCGGGAAAGTTTCCGTTCCCATTCGGTGATCGCCGAAGCTTGCGTCGGGCAAATCAGCGGACTCGGGACAGACAGTTATTTTCTGGCCTTAGCCTATGCGCTGGAATTTCAAAAGTACCGTCAGAAAGAAAGGAATAGCAACCATGAGGCTGGACAAGATTCGCCGGAAGCTGGCCGAGAATAA
- a CDS encoding Asp23/Gls24 family envelope stress response protein, with product MDNNKIDHSIGSVKIADEVVEVIAGMAASEVEGVAELSGGFAQDIANILGRGKNTSKGSRGIKVEIDEKEASVDLFIAVQYGVSIPDVAQKVQVVVKEAIEGMTGLSVMVINVHIQGIAFKNAAEVKEAKDSKDKTNKEKDLKEK from the coding sequence ATGGATAATAACAAAATAGATCATTCAATCGGTTCAGTTAAAATTGCTGATGAGGTCGTCGAAGTGATTGCAGGGATGGCTGCTTCGGAGGTCGAAGGAGTTGCTGAGTTAAGCGGAGGCTTTGCCCAGGATATTGCCAATATTTTAGGCCGAGGCAAAAATACATCCAAGGGGTCCAGGGGAATCAAAGTTGAAATTGACGAAAAAGAAGCTTCTGTCGATTTATTTATCGCCGTACAGTACGGGGTGTCCATTCCAGATGTAGCGCAGAAAGTACAGGTCGTCGTGAAGGAAGCTATTGAAGGCATGACCGGATTATCCGTCATGGTCATCAACGTTCATATTCAGGGCATAGCGTTCAAAAATGCGGCTGAGGTCAAGGAAGCCAAAGACAGCAAAGATAAAACGAATAAAGAAAAAGATTTGAAAGAAAAATAG
- the efp gene encoding elongation factor P, translating to MISSNDFKTGVTIELDGDIFQIVEFQHVKPGKGAAFVRAKVKNVRTGGVVEKKFNAGEKVPRARLDRREMQYLYKDGDQFVVMDNESYEQIMLTEAQIGQEVKWLKENMNLGVLLYNSEVIGVDLPNTVVLKVTECEPGVKGDTATGGTKAATVETGATVQVPFFVNEGDVLIIDTRSGAYVSRA from the coding sequence ATGATTTCTTCAAACGATTTTAAAACCGGAGTGACGATTGAACTGGATGGCGATATATTTCAGATAGTCGAATTCCAACACGTGAAACCTGGCAAAGGCGCTGCTTTTGTGCGTGCCAAAGTTAAGAATGTCAGAACGGGCGGCGTTGTCGAAAAGAAATTCAATGCCGGGGAGAAAGTTCCCAGAGCCCGTCTGGATCGCCGTGAGATGCAGTATTTGTATAAAGACGGTGATCAATTTGTTGTGATGGATAATGAAAGCTATGAGCAGATTATGCTGACCGAGGCTCAAATTGGCCAGGAAGTCAAGTGGCTCAAAGAAAATATGAACCTTGGCGTCTTGCTCTATAATAGCGAAGTCATTGGGGTAGACCTTCCCAATACAGTTGTGCTTAAAGTAACGGAATGTGAGCCCGGAGTCAAGGGTGATACGGCCACAGGTGGTACGAAAGCTGCTACTGTCGAGACTGGCGCTACGGTTCAGGTTCCATTCTTTGTGAATGAAGGCGATGTCTTGATTATCGACACCAGAAGCGGAGCGTATGTTTCTCGGGCTTAG
- a CDS encoding stage III sporulation protein AG, whose protein sequence is MGFFKQVITEKITLAVILLVIVAAILIFTSQEDQSAASVQLEAETVTAVPENESGFTALEKQLEEKLAANLEKIQGVGKTKVLLTLTTDVKKQYARDESVTKKTSKETAKDGGTRETEEVTQNNKIVVVGENALIITEERPEVAGVLVIAQGASDPKIKEQVFEAVRTLLNIQPAKISVVPMGGV, encoded by the coding sequence ATGGGATTTTTCAAGCAGGTGATCACAGAAAAGATTACGTTGGCCGTGATCTTGCTGGTAATCGTCGCAGCCATTCTTATTTTTACCTCACAGGAGGATCAGTCCGCTGCATCAGTCCAACTCGAGGCTGAAACGGTAACAGCCGTTCCAGAAAATGAATCGGGTTTTACTGCATTGGAAAAACAACTTGAAGAAAAACTTGCAGCTAATCTGGAAAAAATCCAGGGCGTTGGCAAAACGAAGGTCTTGCTTACCCTGACCACTGACGTAAAAAAACAGTATGCCAGAGATGAAAGCGTTACGAAAAAAACTTCAAAGGAAACGGCTAAAGACGGCGGAACCAGAGAGACGGAAGAGGTAACACAGAATAACAAGATCGTGGTTGTAGGCGAAAATGCTTTAATTATTACAGAAGAACGTCCGGAGGTCGCGGGAGTGCTGGTTATCGCGCAGGGAGCAAGTGATCCCAAAATTAAGGAGCAAGTATTTGAAGCGGTCAGGACGCTGCTGAATATTCAGCCGGCCAAAATCAGTGTTGTTCCAATGGGGGGCGTCTGA
- a CDS encoding LysM peptidoglycan-binding domain-containing protein, translating into MLIHVVKANQTLDQIAITYRVSPASIISVNGLVEPVQLLTGLALVIPTEDVFHTVKSGETLWKIAQIYGTTVQIILQNNQITNPANIYPGQLITIPARRHRVLAGETLWFIAQKYQVSLQDLIKVNNITNPNLIYPGTVLMIPRKPRPTIDVNGYIYRFSQDALAAVNREAEHLTYLSPFAYLIREDGSLQAIDDLPFIQAAITKKAVPMMSVTNFTSTTRGENLAHLVLTNTEAINRLMTNAINIMKEKGYRGLNIDFENVLPEDREAYNALLQTAVIRLHAEGFFVSTALAPKLSAEQRGLLYEAHDYPAHGRIVDFVILMTYEWGWRGASPQAISPLNQIKRVLDYAVSVIPRDKIFFGFQIYARDWLLPHVSGQIAETFGMDEAMSRALRYRAEIQYDTVTQSPFFRYTDSQGSGHEVWFEDARSAQAKFDTVKAYRLRGISYWALAYPFPQNWALLEDNFTVRK; encoded by the coding sequence ATGCTTATTCATGTCGTCAAAGCGAATCAAACTTTGGATCAGATTGCAATTACATATCGGGTCTCGCCGGCATCAATCATAAGCGTGAACGGACTTGTTGAACCTGTACAACTGCTAACCGGACTAGCATTAGTTATACCAACTGAAGATGTCTTCCATACTGTGAAATCGGGAGAAACATTATGGAAGATTGCCCAGATTTATGGGACGACCGTACAAATCATTCTCCAGAACAATCAGATTACGAACCCTGCCAATATTTATCCTGGTCAGTTGATCACCATTCCTGCCAGGCGGCATCGCGTTCTTGCTGGGGAGACCTTATGGTTTATTGCTCAAAAATATCAGGTCTCCTTACAAGACCTCATTAAGGTCAATAATATCACGAACCCCAATTTAATTTATCCGGGCACTGTACTCATGATCCCGCGTAAGCCTCGCCCAACCATTGATGTCAATGGCTATATCTATCGTTTCAGTCAGGATGCGCTTGCTGCTGTCAATCGGGAAGCTGAACATCTTACATATTTAAGTCCTTTCGCTTACTTAATTCGAGAAGATGGAAGTCTGCAGGCAATCGACGATCTTCCGTTCATTCAAGCTGCCATAACAAAAAAAGCGGTCCCGATGATGTCCGTTACCAACTTTACGTCAACTACGCGTGGAGAAAATCTTGCTCATCTGGTCTTGACCAATACCGAAGCCATTAATCGATTAATGACAAATGCCATCAATATCATGAAAGAAAAGGGTTATCGGGGACTTAACATTGATTTTGAAAACGTGCTTCCCGAAGACAGGGAAGCTTATAACGCTTTGCTTCAAACAGCCGTAATCCGTCTTCATGCAGAGGGTTTCTTCGTCTCAACGGCTTTAGCGCCAAAATTAAGTGCTGAACAACGGGGACTGCTATATGAGGCACACGATTATCCAGCCCATGGCCGAATTGTAGATTTCGTTATTCTCATGACCTATGAATGGGGCTGGCGTGGTGCTTCACCGCAGGCAATTTCTCCCTTGAATCAGATCAAACGGGTTTTGGATTATGCTGTTTCAGTCATTCCAAGAGACAAAATCTTTTTTGGCTTTCAAATTTATGCCAGAGATTGGCTTTTGCCGCATGTCTCCGGACAAATTGCCGAAACCTTTGGGATGGATGAAGCAATGTCCAGAGCCCTTCGATATCGTGCTGAGATCCAGTATGACACGGTTACCCAGTCCCCTTTCTTCCGGTATACGGATTCGCAAGGAAGCGGTCACGAAGTGTGGTTTGAGGATGCCCGCAGTGCCCAGGCCAAATTTGATACCGTCAAAGCTTATAGATTAAGAGGTATTAGTTATTGGGCTTTAGCCTATCCCTTCCCTCAAAACTGGGCTTTGCTGGAAGATAATTTTACGGTCCGGAAATGA
- a CDS encoding LysM domain-containing protein produces MKKYTIKTGDTFFLLAGRNGCCWQDIGKANPGVDPCALVIGQVINIPDRQTSGYGASGSAGSTYSNDPGNYLTSGYAQKRYDDVILEVEGVKIRVARIGEPTVPHEVHFILPRTEIRKVECPGNGVIETSIMLSNINIVNSPRIEGEKSALGVIYPQVQSSEKTNSEESR; encoded by the coding sequence TTGAAAAAGTATACGATAAAGACAGGAGATACATTCTTCCTTTTAGCCGGCCGAAATGGGTGCTGCTGGCAGGATATCGGCAAAGCAAACCCCGGGGTCGATCCCTGTGCTTTGGTCATCGGACAGGTCATTAATATTCCGGATCGTCAGACCTCCGGTTATGGTGCTTCCGGATCTGCTGGTTCAACTTATTCGAATGATCCAGGCAATTATCTTACTAGCGGGTATGCTCAGAAACGGTATGATGATGTAATCCTTGAAGTCGAAGGCGTAAAAATTCGGGTTGCCAGGATCGGTGAACCGACAGTTCCGCATGAGGTCCATTTTATCCTGCCGCGGACTGAAATCCGGAAAGTGGAATGTCCCGGGAATGGGGTTATTGAAACCAGCATTATGCTGAGCAATATTAATATTGTCAATTCTCCGCGGATTGAAGGCGAAAAATCTGCACTCGGGGTCATTTATCCTCAGGTTCAGAGCAGCGAGAAAACGAACAGTGAAGAATCAAGATAG
- the spoIIIAE gene encoding stage III sporulation protein AE has protein sequence MTKKVLAALGLAIWMTLVFAFPVVTLAAESQETSYTGTEADEPFAEAGTPGEMGVSEEVDLSEEIDLSKVREFLNQLDRDVQDALPDFSLTEIFESIKNGEVNFSLQGIGSSIVKALLKQVVTNAPLIAKLLVLAVICAIINQLQSAFTGEVSRIARMLVYLVLLALAMTSFRIALDVGNASIDNMVSFMQIILPAMYTVLLTMGSLTSAALFKPMVIGSLIFLATVIKNIVLPLFFLSIILRLFNNISEQFKLSKLASLLEFGGKLSIGIVMTVFIGIMSVQGVTGGVADGVTLRTVKYAADLIPVAGKFFKDAVEIVASSGLLLKNALGIVAMIAIIVITFLPAIKIIAMMFTFKLAAALVEPLGEKELADSLQDMSKGLLYIFVTVTSVGIMFFMTIVIIVGTGNLAVMLR, from the coding sequence ATGACAAAAAAAGTCTTGGCTGCGCTGGGGCTTGCCATATGGATGACCCTGGTATTTGCTTTTCCAGTGGTGACCCTGGCGGCAGAAAGTCAGGAGACGAGTTACACAGGGACGGAGGCGGATGAACCATTTGCGGAAGCAGGGACTCCCGGGGAGATGGGCGTGTCCGAAGAAGTAGATTTGTCCGAGGAGATCGATTTATCTAAAGTCAGAGAATTTTTGAATCAACTGGACCGCGATGTTCAGGACGCTCTGCCTGATTTTTCTTTAACAGAGATCTTTGAAAGCATTAAAAACGGCGAGGTTAATTTTAGTCTGCAGGGCATCGGCAGCAGTATTGTCAAGGCTCTGCTAAAACAGGTAGTCACCAACGCGCCTTTGATTGCAAAGCTGCTGGTACTCGCTGTGATCTGCGCAATCATCAATCAACTGCAGTCTGCTTTTACAGGTGAAGTAAGCAGGATAGCCCGAATGCTCGTATATCTTGTTCTGTTGGCGCTTGCGATGACATCTTTTCGTATTGCGCTGGATGTTGGCAATGCGTCCATTGACAATATGGTCTCTTTTATGCAGATTATCCTTCCGGCCATGTATACTGTCCTGCTGACCATGGGCAGTCTGACCAGCGCAGCCTTGTTTAAACCGATGGTCATCGGCAGTTTGATCTTTTTGGCTACGGTAATCAAAAACATTGTTTTGCCTCTTTTTTTTCTGAGCATTATCCTGAGGCTGTTCAATAACATTTCCGAACAGTTCAAGCTCAGCAAATTAGCCTCTCTACTGGAGTTCGGGGGCAAACTCAGTATTGGTATTGTCATGACGGTTTTTATCGGCATTATGTCGGTACAGGGCGTAACAGGGGGCGTAGCCGACGGGGTCACGCTGAGAACCGTAAAATATGCAGCAGATTTGATCCCGGTTGCCGGCAAATTCTTCAAAGACGCTGTCGAGATCGTAGCAAGCTCAGGTCTCTTACTTAAGAACGCGCTGGGGATCGTGGCAATGATTGCGATTATCGTCATTACTTTTCTGCCGGCGATTAAGATTATCGCGATGATGTTTACTTTTAAACTGGCTGCGGCGCTGGTCGAACCTCTGGGAGAAAAAGAACTTGCGGATAGTCTTCAGGACATGTCCAAAGGCTTATTATATATTTTTGTAACCGTTACATCCGTCGGTATCATGTTTTTTATGACGATTGTGATCATTGTCGGGACTGGAAATTTGGCGGTAATGCTTCGCTGA
- a CDS encoding Xaa-Pro peptidase family protein, protein MRLDKIRRKLAENKLDVLIVTSPPNIFYLSGFSGTSATLLIDPEHAILFTDFRYIEQSEAEAPGFEIIKVTGDPYAVIGEMIKGLFVIGIEEEALSLGDFQKLQQALSGHRFENASAIFKNLRQIKDETEIALIRKAIEITDHAFAQTLSKIYPGMTEEELSLELEFLQRKMGASGRSFDYIIASGTRSALPHGVASSKKIQKGEFLTLDIGAIYQRYCSDFTRTLFLGKPESKHLEVYDIVLEAQLAGLKALRPGVKVKDVDAVAREVITRAGYGEYFGHSLGHSLGIEIHETPYLNTRDETVLEPGMVLTIEPGIYIPDWGGVRIEDVALVTNSGAEVLTQTPKQCIIID, encoded by the coding sequence ATGAGGCTGGACAAGATTCGCCGGAAGCTGGCCGAGAATAAACTTGATGTGCTGATCGTGACTTCACCGCCCAATATTTTTTATTTGAGTGGTTTTTCGGGAACCAGTGCAACCTTGTTGATCGACCCCGAACACGCCATTCTGTTCACAGACTTCCGATATATCGAACAGTCCGAGGCGGAAGCACCGGGTTTTGAAATTATCAAAGTGACCGGAGATCCCTATGCAGTCATCGGGGAAATGATTAAAGGGCTGTTCGTAATAGGAATTGAGGAAGAGGCTTTGTCCCTGGGCGATTTCCAAAAACTGCAGCAGGCTCTAAGCGGGCATAGATTTGAGAATGCTTCCGCGATCTTTAAGAACCTTCGGCAAATTAAGGATGAAACAGAAATTGCGCTGATTCGCAAAGCGATTGAAATCACGGATCATGCTTTTGCCCAGACGCTCAGCAAGATTTATCCGGGAATGACGGAAGAAGAGCTTTCTCTGGAACTGGAGTTCTTGCAAAGGAAAATGGGTGCCAGCGGGCGTTCGTTTGACTATATTATTGCCTCGGGAACACGTTCCGCGCTGCCGCACGGTGTGGCTTCCAGCAAAAAGATACAAAAAGGGGAATTTTTAACGCTCGATATTGGAGCGATCTACCAAAGGTATTGTTCCGATTTTACGCGGACGCTGTTTTTGGGAAAGCCTGAGAGCAAGCACCTGGAAGTTTACGATATCGTGCTCGAGGCGCAGCTGGCTGGGCTTAAAGCTCTGAGGCCCGGCGTTAAGGTTAAAGATGTTGACGCGGTAGCCAGGGAAGTGATTACACGTGCCGGTTACGGTGAATATTTCGGTCACAGTCTGGGGCATTCCCTTGGGATCGAGATCCATGAGACGCCGTATTTAAATACCCGTGATGAAACGGTACTTGAACCGGGGATGGTGCTTACGATTGAACCCGGAATTTATATCCCTGACTGGGGCGGCGTCAGAATTGAAGATGTTGCGTTAGTCACAAATTCTGGGGCGGAAGTCTTGACACAAACGCCAAAGCAGTGCATTATTATTGATTAG
- the spoIIIAD gene encoding stage III sporulation protein AD produces MEIAQVIGLAIIVTVLGAVLKQIKPEIAIQLSILAGVTIFLLIMDKIRLVVDLLQKLADQADISSYYLFIVLKIVGVAYLAELGGQICRDAGENALATKVEIAAKVFVVILAIPIIAAIMESMMKLLA; encoded by the coding sequence ATGGAAATAGCACAAGTGATTGGACTCGCCATCATTGTCACGGTTCTCGGAGCTGTTCTGAAACAAATTAAACCTGAGATTGCAATTCAGCTAAGCATTCTGGCAGGGGTAACCATATTTCTGCTGATCATGGACAAAATCAGACTGGTGGTTGATCTGCTGCAGAAACTGGCTGATCAGGCAGATATCAGTTCCTACTACTTGTTCATTGTTCTTAAAATCGTGGGAGTAGCCTATTTGGCGGAATTGGGAGGCCAAATCTGCCGGGATGCCGGAGAGAATGCACTGGCCACAAAAGTTGAAATTGCAGCTAAAGTATTCGTGGTCATTTTGGCTATCCCGATCATTGCAGCGATTATGGAATCCATGATGAAGCTGCTGGCGTGA
- a CDS encoding stage III sporulation protein AB — MLVAGYLALIIGFGCLGIIRANQIKKRPQEIREMINALALLDTEIYWGATPLPDAFRVLKERTGPPWQAFFASLEEKIRAGENASQAWKKSIEMHRRKTCLTDDDWLVISGISQGLGRSDRNEQHKQLELVQRHLAGVDEKARQQAESRAKMWSYLGFLGGIAAVIMIM; from the coding sequence ATGTTGGTTGCAGGCTATCTTGCCCTGATTATTGGATTTGGCTGTTTGGGGATTATCAGAGCAAATCAAATTAAGAAACGTCCGCAGGAAATCAGGGAAATGATCAATGCCTTGGCGTTGCTGGATACTGAGATATACTGGGGAGCAACACCCCTGCCGGATGCTTTCCGGGTACTTAAGGAAAGAACCGGTCCTCCCTGGCAGGCGTTTTTTGCGAGTCTCGAGGAAAAGATCAGAGCCGGAGAAAATGCTTCTCAGGCCTGGAAAAAAAGCATTGAAATGCACCGCCGGAAAACCTGCCTGACAGATGACGATTGGCTGGTGATCAGCGGAATCAGTCAGGGATTGGGCAGGTCGGACCGGAATGAACAGCATAAACAGCTCGAACTTGTTCAGCGGCATTTGGCAGGCGTAGACGAAAAGGCCAGGCAGCAGGCAGAAAGCAGGGCAAAGATGTGGTCTTACCTCGGTTTCCTGGGCGGAATTGCGGCTGTCATTATGATCATGTGA
- the spoIIIAF gene encoding stage III sporulation protein AF, with translation MDGLKTLIRNLAFILLLASFLEMLLPSKSMRGFVQMVMGLFVIAAILNPLADLLNWDFENSVPAWAGSSSGDLPVLAQENSSDGEDNSSTEANALVIEQYRRILVSQIQALVSGVEGVKSSDTNVELEDGGEGFADYPQIQKVEIHFSQQSVSIEPVKPVIIGGVNTDQAEGQGAAESAKAMEIKKQVAALMQLPEEIVFVQEEK, from the coding sequence ATGGATGGATTAAAGACGCTGATCCGCAATTTAGCTTTCATTCTATTGCTGGCCTCCTTTCTCGAGATGCTTCTGCCGAGTAAATCCATGCGGGGATTTGTGCAGATGGTCATGGGGCTGTTTGTGATTGCGGCAATCCTGAATCCGTTGGCAGATCTACTGAACTGGGACTTTGAAAATAGCGTGCCGGCCTGGGCCGGCAGTTCTTCCGGAGACTTGCCTGTTCTGGCACAGGAAAATAGTTCTGACGGAGAAGACAATTCTTCCACGGAAGCAAATGCTCTGGTGATCGAACAATACCGCAGGATTCTGGTTAGCCAGATTCAGGCCCTTGTATCCGGGGTGGAAGGGGTCAAAAGCTCGGATACGAATGTTGAACTGGAGGACGGTGGAGAGGGATTTGCCGACTATCCGCAAATCCAAAAAGTCGAGATCCATTTCAGTCAGCAAAGTGTCAGCATTGAGCCTGTTAAGCCGGTCATTATCGGAGGCGTTAACACAGACCAGGCCGAGGGCCAGGGAGCGGCTGAGTCAGCGAAAGCAATGGAAATAAAAAAACAGGTTGCAGCACTCATGCAGCTGCCGGAAGAAATCGTGTTTGTGCAGGAAGAAAAATAG
- the spoIIIAA gene encoding stage III sporulation protein AA, with amino-acid sequence MKVSFASPLTEVPGNKNDALFNPESEAEGIIRWFGERLGGMIRKAAGTLPDTENIEEIRLRINQPVLFRTGTREYFCTSAGQTGTKNLAYIVKREDLLETLEKMTFSSVYAAEEELRQGFLTLPGGHRVGLSGETVVEHGKIRIMRHISALNIRLARQPEMIIPELLGLLINQENTVCHTLLVSPPRAGKTTMLRFLVKNLSNGVPQLKLKGHTVGVVDERSEIAGMWQGIPSFDLGCRTDVLDRCPKAQGLIMLIRSMAPEVVAVDELGGREDAAALGEAVRCGVKILATVHAGSLDELQKRTHLRELLNRETFERIVVLSRANGPGTVEAVYDMASGVNLFNKPSMASRHSYNA; translated from the coding sequence ATGAAGGTAAGCTTTGCTTCACCTTTAACGGAAGTCCCTGGGAATAAAAATGATGCACTCTTTAATCCGGAATCCGAGGCTGAAGGGATTATCCGTTGGTTTGGGGAACGGCTAGGCGGGATGATCCGTAAGGCGGCAGGGACGTTACCTGACACGGAAAATATTGAAGAAATTCGCCTTAGAATCAATCAGCCTGTCCTCTTCAGAACAGGAACCAGGGAATATTTTTGTACTTCGGCAGGGCAAACCGGAACAAAGAATCTAGCGTATATTGTCAAGCGCGAAGACCTATTGGAAACGCTGGAAAAAATGACCTTCAGTTCTGTCTATGCCGCTGAGGAGGAATTACGGCAGGGTTTTCTAACTTTGCCCGGTGGGCATCGCGTGGGATTAAGCGGAGAAACAGTTGTTGAACATGGTAAGATCAGGATTATGCGCCATATTTCCGCTTTGAATATTCGTTTAGCCAGACAGCCGGAAATGATCATTCCGGAATTGCTGGGCTTACTGATCAATCAGGAAAATACAGTCTGCCATACGTTGCTTGTTTCACCTCCGAGAGCAGGGAAGACCACAATGCTGAGATTCTTAGTTAAAAATCTCAGTAACGGTGTACCTCAGCTAAAACTAAAAGGTCATACCGTCGGCGTGGTTGATGAAAGAAGTGAAATTGCCGGGATGTGGCAGGGCATCCCTTCTTTCGACCTTGGCTGCCGTACAGATGTACTGGACAGATGCCCCAAAGCCCAGGGACTGATCATGCTGATCAGGTCGATGGCGCCCGAAGTGGTTGCTGTTGATGAACTGGGGGGGCGGGAGGATGCCGCGGCTCTTGGGGAAGCCGTTCGCTGCGGCGTTAAGATTCTCGCAACGGTCCATGCCGGTTCTCTGGACGAACTGCAAAAAAGGACCCATCTGAGGGAATTGCTGAATAGAGAGACTTTTGAAAGGATTGTTGTGTTAAGCAGGGCAAATGGTCCGGGTACGGTGGAAGCCGTTTATGACATGGCGAGCGGCGTTAATTTGTTTAATAAGCCTTCCATGGCATCGCGACATTCGTACAATGCTTAG
- the spoIIIAC gene encoding stage III sporulation protein AC, giving the protein MSIDLILKVAGIGLLVGICAIILNEAGKKEQAQMVTIAGVVVVLYLVIQGISDLFVLVKSVFNLY; this is encoded by the coding sequence ATGAGTATTGACCTCATTTTGAAGGTAGCAGGTATTGGTCTATTGGTGGGCATTTGTGCAATTATCCTGAATGAGGCCGGTAAGAAAGAGCAGGCCCAGATGGTTACCATTGCCGGGGTTGTGGTCGTGTTGTATCTGGTCATCCAGGGAATCTCCGATCTGTTTGTTCTGGTGAAAAGCGTATTTAATCTATACTAG
- a CDS encoding SpoIIIAH-like family protein — protein sequence MKINTSLIWIIGVPAIAVCCIVWLSQACFGKQNEEGRPVNISDSVCFSAEIIELTENEGENYFVNYRIKREQTRQETLKMLEPLLASDITETRSQAQQRWLALSDKISREAEIENALKMKGFKDIVSEVNTQKATVTVLTNELKVQDMFIIQNTASEITGSAVDQIEVTVVKDTPEKFDDRV from the coding sequence ATGAAAATAAATACATCTTTGATCTGGATCATTGGGGTTCCGGCCATCGCGGTATGCTGCATTGTTTGGTTAAGCCAAGCATGTTTTGGGAAGCAAAATGAAGAAGGCAGACCGGTCAATATCTCGGATTCCGTCTGTTTTTCAGCGGAAATTATTGAACTGACGGAAAATGAGGGAGAAAACTACTTTGTTAATTACAGGATAAAACGGGAACAGACCAGACAGGAAACACTTAAAATGCTGGAGCCATTGCTCGCGTCAGATATCACGGAGACACGCAGTCAGGCCCAGCAGCGATGGCTGGCCTTAAGTGACAAGATCAGCAGGGAAGCCGAGATCGAGAATGCACTGAAGATGAAAGGTTTTAAAGATATTGTTTCGGAAGTCAACACGCAAAAGGCTACGGTTACAGTCCTGACAAACGAATTAAAGGTTCAGGATATGTTTATCATCCAAAACACGGCATCGGAAATTACCGGTTCTGCAGTTGATCAAATCGAAGTAACAGTCGTCAAAGACACGCCGGAAAAATTTGATGATCGGGTCTGA
- a CDS encoding prepilin-type N-terminal cleavage/methylation domain-containing protein encodes MVKNEKGFTLLEVMLVVVILAILAAIVIPRFVGNAETAREKADITTGREVKAALDRYQVDNGIYPKIDELSAVNGTITGLGFIPNYIARLDSTVTQQKAETGKMGFGIAEITGNTFPDPENLIMVYLSSDGSQAEVKVFDESLTSTLWSSV; translated from the coding sequence GTGGTTAAAAATGAGAAAGGATTCACCCTTCTGGAAGTTATGCTGGTAGTCGTTATTCTGGCCATTCTCGCTGCAATTGTCATCCCGCGTTTCGTAGGGAATGCAGAAACAGCCAGGGAGAAAGCCGATATCACAACAGGACGTGAAGTCAAAGCAGCGCTGGACAGGTATCAGGTTGACAATGGAATATATCCCAAGATTGACGAATTATCTGCTGTAAACGGTACGATCACGGGTCTCGGATTTATCCCTAATTATATTGCCAGACTTGATTCAACGGTGACGCAACAAAAAGCCGAGACGGGGAAAATGGGGTTTGGTATTGCTGAGATTACCGGAAATACTTTTCCGGATCCAGAAAATTTGATCATGGTATACCTGAGTTCGGATGGATCTCAGGCTGAAGTTAAAGTTTTCGACGAAAGTCTTACTAGTACTTTATGGTCGTCTGTTTAG